A window of Acidobacteriota bacterium genomic DNA:
GCCCAGGATGCCCGCCAGCTGCACCACCGTGTTGGTGTAGTCGCCGCCGCCGGCGCCCAGGCTCAAGTCGCCCAGGTCGATGTCGTGATCGCTGGCGTTGTGGATCTCGATCCACTCCAGGCCGCCGTCGGCGCCGCTGGCGTCGTAGAGCACCTCGGTGAGGATCACCTCGCCGACGCCGACGGTGAAGGACGAACCGTTGTTGCGGGTGCCTGGCGAATAGCGGGAGCCGCCGGAGGTGCTGGCGTCGCCGTGCTTGACCATCGGCGCGTTGGTGAGGTCCGGATCCCGGGTCAGGCTTTCATTCTGGCCGCCCTCGCTGCCGTAGGCGACGCTCTGTACCAGGGCGGCGCCGTCATCGTGGAGAGATACCGTGTCGCCGGCGTTGTTGAGGGAGAGGGAACCGGTGCTGGCGGTGAACACCAGCCCGTTGGCCGCCGCGTTGCCGAAGCTGCCGGTGGGAGTGCCGCCGCCGAAGACCACCACCGCTTCCCGCGCTGGCACCACCGTGCCGTTGGCGAAGACGTGGCGCACCTGGATCCCGTCGGAAAGGGTGTAGCCGCTGATGTCCAGATCCTCGAAGCCGGTGTTCACCAGCTCGATGAACTCGTCGTCGGTGGCGTCCCGGCTGCCGTCACCGTTGGCGTCCCCCTGACCCTGGTGGGGGTCGGCGTGGATCTCGTGGATCAGCAGCGCCGGCAGGTTGATCTCGTCGGAGAGGATGTCCGCCTTCTCCCGCGGGATGATCTGGTAGCCGCTGGTGAAGGGATGGAAGGTATCGAATTGCCCGGAGATGCCGATGACGTCGAAGGTCTGGGTCGGCGTCGGGGCGCCGGGGATGTCGGTGTCCCCGTCGATGCGCAGGGTGATGGTGGAGAGGCCGCCATCATCGGTGATGGTGACGTTGCCGCTGCCGATCTCGGGGATCGAGCCGGAGACCACGCTGACGTCGTTGATGCGGATCAGCTTGCCTTCGGTGGCTTCCCCCACCTGGGAGACGGTCACCACCTGCGGCGCCGGCACCGAGCCGGAGCTGACGAAGGTGTGGCCGTAATTGCCGAAGTCCTCGCTTAGATTGAGCTCGGTGGACCCGCCGAACTGCTCCAGCTCGCCGACGAATTCCACCTCATCGCCGCGGTTCAGGGGCAGCAGCTGGCGGTCGAAGAGCTGCAGGCCGCCGGTGCCGTCCTGCACCCAGATCTGCGACACGAAGGTGTTGAACACCCCCGGCTCCACCGTCAGGTTGCCCTGGACGCGGGCGCCGTAATGGCGAGGGATGAGCAGGCCGTCGACGTCGTTGACCCGCAGGGTGGAGATGGAGGTGGTGCCGGAGTAGTAGCCCTGGGCCGCCGACACGGTGGTCTGGGTTCCTGCATCCACCGCCCGCACCCGGAAGCGCACCTGGGTGCCGTCGGTTTGGGCCGGCAGCACGCCGGTGAAGGTGTTGCCGCCGCCGGCGGTCATGGCGATGGGAGCCTGGGCGACGCCGTCCAGCTCATAATCCAGGAAGGCGCTGATGGCGCCCTCGTCCACGATGTCCACGGTCACCGTCACCGACTGGGCCGCGGTAGGCACCTGTGGCGCCCGGGAGACCGCCAGCACCGCCGGCGGGAAGTTCGCCAGCGTGCCCGGCCCGCTGTCCGCCGGCAGCTTCACCGGCCCCAGGGCTCCGCCGTAGAGCTGGTAGCTGTCGCCGTCGGAGATCAGGGTCAGGGTGCCGGGAAGACCGAAGGCCTCGTCCACGTCGTCGGGATCGGCGATGCCGTCCGCCAGCAGATCGTCGGAGCGGGTGTCGCCGGGGTTGCCGGGATTCTGCTGGAAGAAGAGGGGCGTGGCGCCGTTGGTGTCCAGGGTCGAGAGGAAGCGGTTGACCACCTCGGTGTTGGGGTGGCCGAAGTTGTTGGAGGCGGAATTCTGGTTGATGCCCACCTCGGCCTTCAGATTCCCCAGGAAGCTGCCGTTGGAGCTGCTGCGGCTGCCGTGGTGGTTCAAGGTATAGACATCCACGTCCCACGCCAGGGGACCGACGGAGCTCTCCACGTCGGTGACGCCGAAGGTCTCCTCACCGGTGAGATCGCCGCCGATCCACACGTCGAAGTTTCCGAAGCGCACCACCAGCCCCACGGAGGCCGAGTTCTCGAACTGGCCGGAACCGGAGATATCGACGGTGCCGCCGCTGCGCAGGTCACCGTTGGCCACGTAGCACTCCACCGTCACTCCGCCGCCGAGGCTGATATTGGTGAACGGAGTGATGGTGGTGCGGTTGTTGAAGGAGGCGGAGTAGGAGTAGTCGGAGTAGGCGAAGGAGCCCGGCGTCTGACCGAAGGTGCCACGGTCATAGGTGACGATGCTGGGGGAGACCCCGCCGTATTGCAGCACGTGCTCGAGGCGTCCGATGTGGTCCTCGTCATAGTGGCTGGCGACGACATAGTCGAGGCTGGAGACGATGCCGGCGTCCATCAGGTCGTGGATGAAACCCACCACATCGTCGTCGGCGGGGCTGAGCTCGCTGCCGGAATCGATGAGCATGGCGCTGCCGGTGGGGGAGACCACCAGGGTCGAGCTGCCTTGCTCGATGTCGGGGTAGTAGATGCGCAGATACTGCCCCCAAGCGGGGACGGTGAGGCAGCACAGGCTCAGAACGAGCGCCAGGCGCAGGAGCCGGCGGACTGCCGAGGATGGGTACGTGGTCATGGTCAAAGATCCTCCGAGGATTGCGACGTCGGTGGAGCGGGCGGAAAGCCCGCCAGCGAGAGAGCAGATGATGTGGAACCCGGATAAAGCATCGAACGCGAGGCATCATAGCAAGTGATCAATAAATCGGGAGCTTATCCCGGCGACAACCCTGTGGCGATGCCTTCCTCTCCATGTGCGCCGAGGAGGGGGGAGTGGGACCCACTTGTTGGTCTGCTCTCCTTCAGACCGCCGCCGCGACCCTCTCCCGTTCGGTATCCAGCGCCGGTGCCAGGGGGTTGGGGGCGCTGGGGCGAACGGTGGCGGGTTCGCTCCACAGCTCGTCCAGGAGGCTGATCCAGGAGCTGCCGCGGGCGCTGCGCAGGCCGTTCATGGCCAGCTGCAGGCGCTGGTCCGAGTCCTTCATCAGCTCCAGAATCGACGCCGCCAGGGCGCCGGGCTGGTCCAGGTCGACGATGGCGCCGGAGCTCGAGGGACCGACGATCTCTTGGGCGCCGCCCTGGTTGCTCACCACCGCCGCCAGCCCCGAAGCCTGGGCTTCCAGCACCGCGTTACCGAAGGTGTCGGTGGTGCTGGGGAAGACGAAGAGGTCGGCGCTGGCGAAGGCGGTGCCCAGCTCCTCGCCGTGGAGGTAGCCGGTGAAGAGCACTTCCGGCCGGCGGTAGCGGCTGTGGAGCTCGTCCAGGTAGGGGCCGTCCCCCACCAGCACCAGCTGGGCGTCGGGCCGCGACTCCTGAACTTCGAGGAAGGCGCGCATCAGCTGATCGAGATTCTTTTCCTTCGAAATGCGTCCGACGTAGAGCAGCTTGAAGCCCTCTCCCAGGCCGTAGCGCTGCCACAGCTCCGGATCCCGCCGCTGGGGGCTGAAGAGCTCCACGTCCACCCCCCGGGGCAGCAGCCGGAGCTTTTCCCGCGGGAAGCCGTTCTCCTCCAGGCTCTCGACGTAGGCCCGGCTGGGGGCGTAGATGCGGTGCATCTGGTTGTAGAACCACCGCATGTACCTCCAGGTCATCTCCTCCAGCCCGGGGCTCTCGGTGAGGTGGCGCACGTAGAGGGGGAAGTCGGTGTGGTAGATGCCGGTGACCTCGATCCCCAGCAGCCGCGCCGCCAGCACTCCCACCAATCCCAGGGGACCCGGCGTGCTGACCACGATCTCGCCGATCTCCGCCCGCTCGCAGTACTCCACGATTTCCAGGAACGGCGGGAAGGCGAGTTCCTGATCCTCATACTCCGGCAGCGGGAAGGTGCCCACCGGGGCGAAGTTGCGCAGCGGAAA
This region includes:
- a CDS encoding lamin tail domain-containing protein, which produces MTTYPSSAVRRLLRLALVLSLCCLTVPAWGQYLRIYYPDIEQGSSTLVVSPTGSAMLIDSGSELSPADDDVVGFIHDLMDAGIVSSLDYVVASHYDEDHIGRLEHVLQYGGVSPSIVTYDRGTFGQTPGSFAYSDYSYSASFNNRTTITPFTNISLGGGVTVECYVANGDLRSGGTVDISGSGQFENSASVGLVVRFGNFDVWIGGDLTGEETFGVTDVESSVGPLAWDVDVYTLNHHGSRSSSNGSFLGNLKAEVGINQNSASNNFGHPNTEVVNRFLSTLDTNGATPLFFQQNPGNPGDTRSDDLLADGIADPDDVDEAFGLPGTLTLISDGDSYQLYGGALGPVKLPADSGPGTLANFPPAVLAVSRAPQVPTAAQSVTVTVDIVDEGAISAFLDYELDGVAQAPIAMTAGGGNTFTGVLPAQTDGTQVRFRVRAVDAGTQTTVSAAQGYYSGTTSISTLRVNDVDGLLIPRHYGARVQGNLTVEPGVFNTFVSQIWVQDGTGGLQLFDRQLLPLNRGDEVEFVGELEQFGGSTELNLSEDFGNYGHTFVSSGSVPAPQVVTVSQVGEATEGKLIRINDVSVVSGSIPEIGSGNVTITDDGGLSTITLRIDGDTDIPGAPTPTQTFDVIGISGQFDTFHPFTSGYQIIPREKADILSDEINLPALLIHEIHADPHQGQGDANGDGSRDATDDEFIELVNTGFEDLDISGYTLSDGIQVRHVFANGTVVPAREAVVVFGGGTPTGSFGNAAANGLVFTASTGSLSLNNAGDTVSLHDDGAALVQSVAYGSEGGQNESLTRDPDLTNAPMVKHGDASTSGGSRYSPGTRNNGSSFTVGVGEVILTEVLYDASGADGGLEWIEIHNASDHDIDLGDLSLGAGGGDYTNTVVQLAGILGSGETLVVGGPDSTADNANPTIDLPIYFSPNLQNSGSTADGVALFNRRAARVTPTTVPIDAVVYGGSNTDNLIDETGSANAPEVGDASGGASIERTDLAGTWQIQLTPTPNSFSGGGSPPPPPPSGTVLLSEVFYDASSGDDSYEWVELYNAGSSSVDLSNYSLGWGGSDYTYGQAQLSGTLAAGQTFVVGGPTADGTNGNPVFDQVLNFSPDLQNSGSTADGVALFDLPASQVTSSTVPVDAVVYGGSNGSGLIDETGSANAPEVGDAPAGSTIERTDLAGTWQIQANPTPNATPLP